The DNA region TCACGGATGATGCATTCAGCCGCCATTCAGGCTATCCGAACTTTAACGTCAGCCGCTGCCGAACCGCGATTTTTCGGTTGTTTGCGACGCCAATTCGGCACTATTAGCGCAGCGTGCGGCCGTTCCGCCGGAAGCTGAAACGATCGACGCCCGGACCTCATGCCTAACGAGCTGACCACGAGAATGCAGAGCTTTATTCGCCGGCGACTGGTCGCGGCCGTGCTCGTGTTGGTGATCGCCGGCGCGGGCATCTACGGCTACATGCATTTCAGCGCGGCAAAACCGACATCTTCGGAAGTCTCCAGCCAGTCCCGCAAGGGCGGCACGAGCTACGCGCCGACGCAGGCCGAATGGGCCAGCCTGACCTTCCAGGCCGCGACCGAGCACACTTTCCGCTCCGAGCTCGTCACCGAGGGCAAGATCGGGATCGACGAGGACCGCTCCACCCCGGTCTACTCACCCTACACCGGCCGCGTCACGCGCCTGTTGGTGCGGCCGGGCGATGCCGTGGTGAAGGGACAGCCGCTGTTCGTGATCGAGGCCGCCGACACCGTCCAGGCGCAGAACGATTATGTCGCGGCGATGACGGGCCTCAACAAGGCACAGTCCGCGCTCGACCTCGCGCAGATCCAGGAGAAGCGCGCCAAGGACCTGTCCGAGGGCAAGGCGATCCCGCTGAAGGATTACCAGACCGCGCAGGCGGCGCTGGTGCAGGCGCAGAACGATGCCACCTCGGCGCAGACGCTGCTCGAGGCGGCGCAGAACAAGCTGCATATTCTCGGCTTCGGCGACGACGCCATCGTGACGCTGAAGCAGAAGGGCCGCCTCAATCCGGAGACGACGGTGTTCGCGCCGATCGCCGGCACCGTGGTCCAGCGCAAGGCCGGTCCCGGCCAGTATGTCTCGACCGGTGCCAGCGATCCGGTCTATGTGATCGGCGATCTCTCGACGGTCTGGCTGATCGCCTATGTCCGTGAATCCGATGCCGACAGCGTCGCGGTCGGGCAGGATTTGAACTTCAGCGTGATGGCGCTGCCGGGCAAGGTGCTGAACGCCCGCGTCAACTACGTCGCCGCCGCGATCGATCCGACCTCGCGCCGCCTGCTGGTCCGTGCCACCATCGACAACGTCGACAACCGGCTGAAGCCGGAGATGTTCGCCAATGTCACGCTGTTCTCGAAGGGCGATCATCCGGCGGTCGGCGTGCCGAAGCAGGCGCTGATCTATGAGGGCGACCAGGTGCGCCTCTGGGTCGCGCGGCCCGACGACAAGACCATCGAGTTGCGCCAGATCAAGCCCGGTATGACCAACGGCGACCTCGTCGAGGTCGCCGGCAATCTCAAGCCGGGCGAGCAGATCGTGACGAAGGGAAGCCTCTTCATCGACCGCGCCGCGTCCGGCACCTAACTTCCCCGATTGGAAAGCCTCGATCTGAATGGATCGCCTCGTCGCCCTTGCCGTCCAGCGCCGCTACTTGATGGTGGCCATGTTCGTCGCCGTCCTCATCGGCGGCCTGCTCGCATTCAAGCAGCTCAACATCGAAGCCTATCCCGATCCGACCCCACCGATGGTCGACATCGTGACGCAGAGCCCGGGCCTGTCGGCGGAGGAGATCGAGCGTTACATCACGATCCCGATCGAAACCCAGGTCGCAGGCATCAAGAACCTCAAGACCATCCGCACCATCTCGCTGTACGGTCTCTCCGACGTCAAGCTGCAGTTCTCCTTCGACTACACCTATGAGGAGGCGCTGCAACAGGTGCTCAACCGCCTGGCCCAGCTCTCGCCATTGCCGGGCAATGTGCAGCCCGGCATCTCGCCGACCAGCCCGATCGGTGAAATCTTCC from Bradyrhizobium genosp. L includes:
- a CDS encoding efflux RND transporter periplasmic adaptor subunit translates to MPNELTTRMQSFIRRRLVAAVLVLVIAGAGIYGYMHFSAAKPTSSEVSSQSRKGGTSYAPTQAEWASLTFQAATEHTFRSELVTEGKIGIDEDRSTPVYSPYTGRVTRLLVRPGDAVVKGQPLFVIEAADTVQAQNDYVAAMTGLNKAQSALDLAQIQEKRAKDLSEGKAIPLKDYQTAQAALVQAQNDATSAQTLLEAAQNKLHILGFGDDAIVTLKQKGRLNPETTVFAPIAGTVVQRKAGPGQYVSTGASDPVYVIGDLSTVWLIAYVRESDADSVAVGQDLNFSVMALPGKVLNARVNYVAAAIDPTSRRLLVRATIDNVDNRLKPEMFANVTLFSKGDHPAVGVPKQALIYEGDQVRLWVARPDDKTIELRQIKPGMTNGDLVEVAGNLKPGEQIVTKGSLFIDRAASGT